TTTCTCCTCTTTCCAGCCAATCTTTGCCAGTTCGTCGGAGGTGTAATCATATACAATATCGAATCGATAAGCCGCCCATCCCCCTCCACCCATGTCCAATACAGGAGAAATTCGACCACTGTTTCTGCCAAACTGCTCTAGATATTCGGCATTCGATGAACACCAGTCAAGAAATGAAATTGGTGACAAACTACCATCTTCAACTACtcttgtgtgccaatcgaTTCCCTGTTGCTTGTCCGGAACAGGCCAGGAGAAGCCGGGTAGTTAATCTTGCCGACTGTTCTTAATAAACAACGAGTGCCAGCCATGAGTGTGACACATCAGCAGTTCAACCTGTCCTTCTACGCCAGCCAGTTCTTTCTCACTTGCGGTTCAGGAAGGCTGAGTTGTTGTCTGTGCATCCAGCTCTGATGAAAGGAGGAGTCAAGAATGAAGTCAGAGCGAGGTGGCCGATACCGCTGCGCTAACAATGGAACAAAATAACAGATATTTCTTCGAACAAGGCCACCAATCGTAGAATTAAACGTAGGCATGAACATGGCACAGTGATATGCATAGAAAACTGATCCACCAGGGGACGCTCAGCCAGTGGAAGATGAAGGGTCTAAGGGTGACGTGACGAAAATTATAATGGACCACTTAATTCGCATGGCATTATTGTATCTCAAACATCATTCTCTGTTAGCAGAGCTTTTCAGCATGAGTGGGGGGACCACACTGGTGTCAGACTGCAGCTTTAGGATGATTATGACCGCATTCTGCGAAAAAGGGGGGGGAGAGGCGCAATGAGGGGCTCTAGACTGAGGATCGATAGCAAAAATGCCTCACCAAAGTCATAAACGGCAGGGGCGAAAGGTGAAAGAAAATttggttgaagttgaagcAGCGATGGAGGGCGACTTTATAGAGCACGCACAGCGATGCCAAGCGGCAACAAGACGCTAAACCTGAACAGACACGCTATACCGTTTCCAGTAATTCGCCGTCACCCaagactacggagtacaatcGGGAGTAGGAGGACAGTAGTTGGATAAGGTCTTCTCCGCcggtatatatatatggcGAATTACCTCAGACTCCTCTCCAATATACGTATACAACGTTATACACATCGCTAACAACCACTCCGAAACACACGATGCGCCTCCCATACGCCCCCCTCACGCCCTCCAACCCCGAAGATGAGGAAATCTACAACCGCATCGCTGCCCGCCGCCGTCCCCGCCCCCTCATTCCCCTCGACTTGACCCTCCTTCACGCTCCTTCGCTTGCAAACGGATACAACAGTTTTGTCGGTGCTATTCGCTCGTCCACCGTGCTGGACCAAGGTCTCCTCGAGCTTGCAATTTCTCGCGTCGCGATTCTCACGAACGCTGTCTACGAATGGAATGCGCATGCCCCGCTCGCCTTGAAGGGTGGGATTAAGCCGGATGAGTTGAAGGCTGTGCGGACGGTGCCGTCTACGATCGACTCAGAGGAGGCTGTGAAGGCATTGGATGAGAGTGCGTTGTCGCCATTGCAGAGGGCGATCGTCAGGTATACGGATCAATTGACGGTGACGGTGCGGGTGGAGGATGCGGTGTTTGGGGCATTGAGAGAGGAAGGTCTTTCAGACCGGGAGGTTGTTGAGTTGACGACTGGTGTCGCTGGGTATAACTGTGTCAGTCGAATCTTGGTATCGTTGGATGTGGGCGAGAACAATGACAAGGAGATGAAGAGTGTAGATGACTTGGTGGCATCTCTATAATTATCATGTATATCTAGTCTATGTCTAATTGAAGACAACCGTCTTATGCCCATTGAGCAATACACGTCTTTCCGTCACATTCTTAACAGCCCGCGCCAACACATTGCTCTCAACCGTACTGCCCGCATGCGTCAACTCCTTCGGACTCATCGCATGGTTCACCCGCACCACGTCTTGCTCGATGATCGGCCCCTCATCCAGGTCGCTGGTCACAAAGTGCGCAGTCGCTCCGACAATCTTCACGCCGCGGTCAAAAGCCTGGTGATACGGCTTTGCGCCCTTGAAAGACGGCAAGAAGCTGTGGTGAATGTTGATGATCTTTCCAGACATCACCTCACACAACCGCGGCGAAAGCACCTGCATGTATCTTGCCAGAACGACCAAGTCCACCTTGTGTTCCTGCACCAGTTCCAACACCCGCTCCTCCTGCTCGCGCTTCGTCTCGGGAGTAACCGGCAGATGCACGAAGGGCACATTGTAGGTCGCCGCCAGCGGCGCGTAGTCGGGATGGTTCGAGACGATGACGGGCACGTCGATGCTCAATTGTCCCGTTGACTGCCGGAAGAGGAGATCGTTGAGGCAGTGGCCGATCTTGGACACCATGATGAGCACGCGCGGTTTCTGCGAGACCGGCCAGAGCTGGAAGTCCATGTTGTGCTCCTGGGCAATGGGCTCAAAGGCCTGCTTCAATTGGTCCAGGCTGTTCCTTTCTTTGTCCTTGGAGGCAGGGGCGAAATGGATGCGCAGGAAAAATCGCTTTGAGGTAGGATCGCCGAATTGCGACGAGTCGACGATGTTGAGGTCATGCTGGGTCAGAAAACCGGTCACAGCGTGCACGATGCCGGGACGGTCAGGGCACGATAGGGTCAGAATATGGTTGTCCATGTTGAATAGCAATTGTTGAGTAGCAATTGTGTTGAAGGGACAGACCGGTATATAtacaggaagaaaagaatgaaGGGAGAATGACTCACGGGATAATTTCGGGATTTTCGGGTGACTAATGGGCCGATTGATTGATAAGATTAGGGTAGGGCAACTTGCCCATTTAGGATGGAATACTGACTTCACGTTGACCAGGCGATATCCCCTTGAGGAGATGGCCCACCTTCCTCTCGTCCAACGATGTTCTTACCGCTCTGCTCGGGGTCTGTATCGAAAGGGCCCGTGGGGAGAACGGCGTCGACGTCTCCTCCCCATCTCGCCACATGACCTTCGCGGTCAACTTTCGCAACCACCTCACGACACTTCCGGACCATTCTCTAGGCAACACGGTCTTCCAATCCCGAGTGTACTTCCAAATACCCGTCTATGAGCTCCCAGATCTCGACTTACTGGGGAACTTGATCCACTTGCACCCGTTACAAGGGTCCGGAATAGACACCAGAAGTTTGTTAGAGATCGCAAACCAAGCCTTCCAATCCGGTGCTGGGATTCTGGCCTACGACGACGCATCTCTGCGCAGCTGGATGGCCTTTATTACTATGCAGCCGGACTATGAGTCCATGAACTTGCGCTACGGAGATACCATCGCCTCTAGCTGGCGTGATTTGAAGATCAACTCGCTGGACTGGGCCAGGTTGACAACTTTGAGCTCAACATCGGTGTTGCCGACGGGGCGTGCACCCTATTGCCAGAGACAAAGCCAGACCATTCAGCGACAGCCCCGAAGGCGCCGTGGGATGTCCGCATTTCTCTCAAGATGCAACATTTGAGCGAGACCTGCTGGTCGGTTGGTTTGCTGACAGGGTGGTGTAAATTGTACATACATCAAGATAGTATATACATATGGATGGAGTATAGAAGGATTCAAAGGAATGAATCATTTTTATCAAAACTTGATCGATTCAGAACTAGGTTTAGCGTTTACCCTTTTTTATTGTTTCTAGTAACTATACAACCTGGGCCAATACTGTATGTATTCATCGCAAAAGACCTGAGAGAAAGAGCTTTTGTGCAGAACACAATGACAACCAGGCTGTACATATGATAACAGCATAGTAGTTTCCTGTCCGCCATTTGACCAGAGAAAAGTGGGTACTTTTTAAGTGCTTCAACCGATTCAACTGGCTATAGAAATAAACTACCGTGCCTAGTTTGTGACTGCCATATTCCGGTGATTACCCACACTGTTCTGCTGGGGCAGTCTCAGGTACGCGCTGTTTTGGTGACCACTCATAAGCTCAGCAATTGGTTGTGATTTCTTCGAAGGAAAATTGTGGTCTTTTGCGCTTTCAGAAATTGAAAGTTACCCTTTGTCCAATTGTAGCATTTGTATTCATTTGGCCACTTTCTGTCAAAGGTCCTATGCCTTATAACAGCGGCCGTTTTCTATGTTCTTCACTAT
The sequence above is a segment of the Aspergillus chevalieri M1 DNA, chromosome 6, nearly complete sequence genome. Coding sequences within it:
- a CDS encoding formyltetrahydrofolate deformylase (COG:G;~EggNog:ENOG410QDS0;~InterPro:IPR041729,IPR004810,IPR002912,IPR036477, IPR002376,IPR044074;~PFAM:PF01842,PF00551;~go_function: GO:0008864 - formyltetrahydrofolate deformylase activity [Evidence IEA];~go_function: GO:0016742 - hydroxymethyl-, formyl-and related transferase activity [Evidence IEA];~go_process: GO:0006189 - 'de novo' IMP biosynthetic process [Evidence IEA];~go_process: GO:0009058 - biosynthetic process [Evidence IEA]); its protein translation is MDNHILTLSCPDRPGIVHAVTGFLTQHDLNIVDSSQFGDPTSKRFFLRIHFAPASKDKERNSLDQLKQAFEPIAQEHNMDFQLWPVSQKPRVLIMVSKIGHCLNDLLFRQSTGQLSIDVPVIVSNHPDYAPLAATYNVPFVHLPVTPETKREQEERVLELVQEHKVDLVVLARYMQVLSPRLCEVMSGKIINIHHSFLPSFKGAKPYHQAFDRGVKIVGATAHFVTSDLDEGPIIEQDVVRVNHAMSPKELTHAGSTVESNVLARAVKNVTERRVLLNGHKTVVFN
- a CDS encoding uncharacterized protein (InterPro:IPR023213); its protein translation is MTFAVNFRNHLTTLPDHSLGNTVFQSRVYFQIPVYELPDLDLLGNLIHLHPLQGSGIDTRSLLEIANQAFQSGAGILAYDDASLRSWMAFITMQPDYESMNLRYGDTIASSWRDLKINSLDWARLTTLSSTSVLPTGRAPYCQRQSQTIQRQPRRRRGMSAFLSRCNI
- a CDS encoding carboxymuconolactone decarboxylase family protein (COG:S;~EggNog:ENOG410PX61;~InterPro:IPR029032,IPR003779;~PFAM:PF02627;~go_function: GO:0051920 - peroxiredoxin activity [Evidence IEA];~go_process: GO:0055114 - oxidation-reduction process [Evidence IEA]), which gives rise to MRLPYAPLTPSNPEDEEIYNRIAARRRPRPLIPLDLTLLHAPSLANGYNSFVGAIRSSTVLDQGLLELAISRVAILTNAVYEWNAHAPLALKGGIKPDELKAVRTVPSTIDSEEAVKALDESALSPLQRAIVRYTDQLTVTVRVEDAVFGALREEGLSDREVVELTTGVAGYNCVSRILVSLDVGENNDKEMKSVDDLVASL